The genomic segment CACGGCCAGACGGCGGCGTAGGGCGCTGGCTTCCAGGCCGGCGAGCTTTTCTCCGGCGAAGGCGTCGAGGCTGTTCGATGGGTTCGGCGACATGGCGCTTGAAGGCGACGGCGCTCAGGCGAAGTCAAGACGATGGTGATGAGCGTGGCGAACCCGTTGCGGGGCGCCGCGTTGCCCAGGCTCTGCCGGAACCCCTGCCATGCTGCGCCGCCGCCTCGTCGTCCTTCTGCTGATCGCCTTTGCCGGTCCCTTCGTCAGCCCGGCACCGGCCTCGGCCGGCCCGGCGCAGTCCTACCTGTTCGGCGAGACGCGCTTCCGCAACGCCTGCCGTCCGCCGCTGAAATACGCGGCCGGGGCCTGCGTCCGCCGCTGCCCGGCCGGCTTTGAGAGCTTCCGCGGCTATTGTCGGCAGCGCAACATGATGCGCTGATCGTCACCGAACTTGACTTGCATAGGCGGGCGCAAAGTGCGAGCCTTCCGGGGTCCGTTACAGACGATACGGGAGAGCCCAGGCTCATCGAAAGATGAATCATGGCGCCGACGGAGCAACCACCCCCGGAAACTCTCAGGCACAATCACCGTATCGTTGGACAATCTGGAGAGAGGCGCCGTCCGGCGTCCACCGAAGGAGAAACCTCGCTCGAATGCCGAGTGAGGGAAGCTCTCAGGTAAGCGCGACAGATGGGGGCAACTTGCCAGCCGGCCGGCGGGCAAGATCCGTCTGTCGTGGAGTGCCCGATGAGTCTTCAAGCTGCCGGAGCCGTGAGCGCCGCCGCCCCCGTTTCCGCTGATCCGCTGGCACAGACGCCGCTGCACCCGCTCCACCTGCGCCTCGGCGCCAAGATGGTGCCGTTCGCGGGCTACGCGATGCCGCTGCAATACCCCGCCGGGCTGCTCAAGGAGCACCTGCACACGCGGGCGGCGGCCGGACTCTTCGACGTGTCGCATATGGGCCAGATCGCGCTGACGCCTCGCTCTGGTGATGGTGCGGAGGCGGCCCGCGCCCTCGAAGCGCTGATCCCCATCGATATCCTCGGGCTTCCCGAGGGCCGCCAGCGCTACGGCTTCCTGACGGACGAGGCCGGCGGCATCCTCGACGACCTCATGGTCGCGCGCCTGCCCGGCCGGCTCCACGTCGTCGTCAACGCCGCCAACAAGGCCGCCGGTTTCGCGCATCTTCGGGCGCATCTCCCGGACGATATCGACATGACGCTGGTGCCGGATGCGCTGATCGCGCTTCAGGGCCCCAAGGCGGCCGAGGTGCTGGCGCGGCTGGCACCCGAGACCGAGGCGATGCGCTTCATGGATGTGCGCGCGGTCGCGATCCTCGGCGCGCCCTGCCTTGTCAGCCGCTCCGGCTATACCGGCGAGGACGGTTTCGAGATTTCCGTGCCGGCCGAGCGCGCCGAAGCTGTGGCCGAAGCCCTGCTCGCGGAGGCCGAAGTGCTGCCGGTCGGCCTCGGCGCCCGCGATTCCCTGCGCCTCGAAGCCGGCCTGCCGCTCCACGGCGCCGACAT from the Methylorubrum extorquens genome contains:
- a CDS encoding exported protein of unknown function (Evidence 5 : Unknown function); the protein is MLRRRLVVLLLIAFAGPFVSPAPASAGPAQSYLFGETRFRNACRPPLKYAAGACVRRCPAGFESFRGYCRQRNMMR
- the gcvT gene encoding glycine cleavage complex protein T, aminomethyltransferase, tetrahydrofolate-dependent (Evidence 2b : Function from indirect experimental evidences (e.g. phenotypes); Product type e : enzyme), producing the protein MSLQAAGAVSAAAPVSADPLAQTPLHPLHLRLGAKMVPFAGYAMPLQYPAGLLKEHLHTRAAAGLFDVSHMGQIALTPRSGDGAEAARALEALIPIDILGLPEGRQRYGFLTDEAGGILDDLMVARLPGRLHVVVNAANKAAGFAHLRAHLPDDIDMTLVPDALIALQGPKAAEVLARLAPETEAMRFMDVRAVAILGAPCLVSRSGYTGEDGFEISVPAERAEAVAEALLAEAEVLPVGLGARDSLRLEAGLPLHGADIDPGTNPVEASLAWAISPARRRGGAREGGFPGAEKILSAMEAGPSRRRVGLRPEGRAPVRAEAPLFATEAGGDPVGRVTSGGFGPSVGAPVAMGFLPVALAAPGTRVFAEVRGQRLPLVVSPLPFVPAGFKRG